One Campylobacter sp. RM16192 genomic region harbors:
- a CDS encoding DUF362 domain-containing protein, protein MSVKITDICISCGSCIDECPVEAIVDDSDNPTGEDIYYVYADKCVECVGHNDEPACASACPTDGCIVWDMPYEGQPSRSEISADMRKGETAVIA, encoded by the coding sequence ATGTCAGTAAAAATTACAGATATTTGTATCAGTTGCGGATCGTGCATAGACGAATGTCCAGTAGAAGCCATAGTAGATGATAGCGATAATCCAACAGGAGAAGATATATACTATGTATATGCAGATAAATGCGTAGAGTGCGTAGGACATAATGATGAGCCGGCCTGTGCATCAGCCTGTCCAACCGACGGCTGTATCGTATGGGATATGCCTTACGAAGGCCAGCCGTCACGCAGTGAGATTAGTGCAGACATGAGAAAGGGCGAAACT
- a CDS encoding peroxiredoxin produces MIVTKKAPDFTAAAVLGNNQIVNDFNLYKNIGEKGAVVFFYPMDFTFVCPSEIIAFDKRYDEFKSRGIEVIAVSCDNQFSHFAWKETPVSKGGIGQVRFPIVADMTKEIARGFDVLIDEAGVALRGSFLLDKDGTVRHAVVNDLPLGRNIDEMIRMVDTMIFTNEHGEVCPAGWNRGDKGMKADTAGVADYLAHNADKL; encoded by the coding sequence ATGATAGTAACAAAAAAAGCACCTGATTTTACAGCTGCGGCAGTTTTAGGTAATAATCAAATCGTAAACGATTTCAACCTATATAAAAATATTGGCGAAAAAGGCGCTGTAGTATTTTTCTATCCAATGGATTTTACCTTTGTTTGCCCAAGTGAGATAATAGCATTTGATAAGAGATATGATGAGTTTAAGTCTCGTGGTATAGAGGTTATAGCTGTATCTTGCGATAATCAATTCTCCCATTTTGCATGGAAAGAGACTCCAGTAAGCAAAGGCGGAATAGGTCAAGTTCGCTTCCCTATAGTAGCTGATATGACAAAAGAGATTGCACGCGGATTTGACGTGTTAATTGATGAGGCCGGTGTTGCACTGCGCGGATCTTTCTTATTGGATAAAGACGGCACGGTTCGCCATGCAGTAGTAAATGACCTGCCTCTTGGAAGAAATATAGACGAGATGATAAGAATGGTTGATACTATGATATTTACAAACGAGCATGGCGAGGTTTGCCCAGCAGGATGGAATAGGGGTGATAAGGGTATGAAAGCTGATACGGCTGGAGTAGCTGACTATCTAGCACATAACGCAGATAAACTATAA